AGAGAGACAGGGGGCGGAGCTGCAAGTCATGCACCAGCGACAAAGGAAATTTTACTACCACAAATTTTGCTATGTGCACCAGGTTAGGCCAATAGGAGTGCACCATGGACTAGATCTTGACATCGAAATCCTGCCCAAGGAGCATATGCATACATCTCCATTTCTGCACCTAGCAGGCTGGTTGATGTGCACCTACCTAGCTGGTTGATGTGCACCAGGTGATTTTTCCCCTGTAGAGAGATGTGAGGTAGATTGGCAGGAAAAAACAAGTGGACAGGGAAGGGAGGGGATAAGCTCAGGAAGCAGACGCTTTTCCCTTGCATCATTGATCATCAAGATTCGGCAACGCAATACTAACTGAATTCTCGTGTGACTGGAGCTGCAAGATCTCACTCTCCAGGACCCAACCATTCATGCAGCTCATCGCACTGGAAAAAGAAATACTACAGTAGAAAAGCTCGGAAATCTGCCATTTGGCCGTACCTTGACGAGGATGCTCGCGCGCAGGCCGCCCTCCTCCATGGCCATCCGCTCaccgaaaagaaaaaggaaatcctGATCCGGTGCTCTGGCACTGGAGCGTGGAGGTTGTGGACTGGTAGCGGTAGATAAGGTTGGGCGCTGGACGGAGTGACTTGTTGCTTGAAGCATCTTCCAACAGATGCCCAATAACAGGGAACGATGTTCGAGTCAGCGACCTATCCTGTACGTCCATGCGTTTTCGGGACCTGAATCCCACTAGTCTGTTGATCATCATTGCCGAAACAGATCCTGATTAGAAGCCACAGTTAAGCTGCGATCCTACCGACCATAGGCTATGTATAATTCTGTTCGCCTGGTGATGACAAGGGGATCAGACAAAATGACATAGGAACACAGGTGCATACTGTGCAGCAAGCCCCACCTCTCTTCTTCCCTCGTCTCTTTCCCTCCGCTCCAGTCACCTGAATGAGTGATGTGTGCCATCACCAGCTTCTTTATTTTCTGCTTGGACGAACAGACACAGATTTTGTAGCTTGTGGACACAGACAATCTTCTGGTTGAATAGTAGTTAATCATGTGGAAAATACATGCTTGCACCCGGGTCTAACCGGCCCCCATATCCCACTTTGCACTCACGTGAATCGCGTGCATCACTATAGTATGTATGTAGGGCTCAGGTGCAATGGAGCTCGGCCTGgtatttttcaaattttgaaagatGCAGTAtcatttcaaagatgcatgtattCACTCAAGTGGGTCACCACCCAGATAGACCCTGTGCACGACATGACCCATCCAGGTTCTGCATGTAATAAATTCATATGACCAACTTCTTTCCCACAAAGTGTCAGGAGACACATACCACCAATTTAGTTCTTCGTTATTTCTTCCCAGCATTATCTTTAACGACAGGCAATGGATGCTTACAAAAGAAATTTTGAATCCTAGAAAAAAGTTATGTTGAATCATAAGTGTCTACAAAAACCACGATTTTCTTATTTCAAATATAAACTTTTTTTTTTGGCAATATAAGTAAATTTGAACATGTGTTTTGTGTTTATTTCTTATTTTAGATATAAACATTTTCCGCAATATAAGTACTACGGTAAAATGACTTCACCATGAAAAGGGCCATGGTAATCAATTCGCATCTGGCGTAGATTTCAACCGTAGGATCGATGGCATTGGCCATCGAATTAATGACACGTGTCCACACATTTTGAATTTCTAGAAGTTGCATTTTAGATTTCTTGCAATTTAATTTCCTTTGTTACCCTTTTCAAACTTCTAACTGGAACTTAATCTTTGAAGTCTAGTAGCAGCCTGTGAAAGTTTCTCTCGTTATCTGACTATGAATATGCGCATATTGCGATTTTAAACATGCATCGGACTATGTTTTTTAAATACACTTTCTGACATGTTGTCACTTAAACTTTTATTACCAATTTTTCTTTTAATATGTCAATTAGAAATTTGGAAACTATATGAAAAGATTGACAAggaaaaataattcaaaacattccAATGGTGTACATAATACCACGTTCATGTATCTTTTCTTTAGAATGAGTCAATATTTAAGATGCAACATGTTTATGTATTTTTTTTAGAATGAGTCAATATTCTAGTGTAGGAAAAAAAACTATGTTCGTTTCAGCAGCCTAGACATATATTTGCACCTAATCCGTATCTTGTCATTAGCAATAATGACTCAGCTAGCGTCTCCCATGCATGGGCAAATAAATTTTCACTCACACAACTGCATGCAGTGTTTCTGCATTTAAAACAACTTAAACTTAAAACAGTGCTATAGATTCTCAAAAATTGTGCATGCCCTGTTCTGTGTTCGCACAACGCTCAGCTCCATTAGAGTGTGATTCTTCATCaccagagcatctccaccggtgccctcaaataggcaacgacagtcgaCAGGGGTGTCGGTACTGTCGTATGGGAAACGCTAGCACTGCATTCTCTATTTGGGGTGTTGTTTCCATCGCTCCTGAacaggtgtcaacacccggatttttaagtccagatgcctattatgccatacatcacatttccaggaatattgtttttgcgagacataatagattgatatcacagaacatcattcattacaactcataatagtcttacatcaaaaggatcacatgatccagtctcattacaacaattgatctaaggatcaaatacataacacaaTAGCGGGAATACGTAGTAGATGTCCATCTGCTCCACAGGCAActtttgacgtcaggagtagtcctagttatcgtagacgtccggtTGTCCATCATCCAGGTACTggggctcctcttcatagtctggccatttgaatagccatggacaaagccatgagtacttttaaagtactcgcaaactaatactagtgtaagcactatcaactatatcaatggaattctaagctctaggttctttTGCATAAAACCAGTTTTATTTTATAAGTATTTAGTAaccaaagactcttcatttgcctaacttaactccagtgggaacattagtatcattcacacaactctgttgtgattcaaaatcaaagtcacctttcaagtttaattcacaagtcaccttttggaaaagttctgatgacggaacagtatggcctttccaactgtccatgaccgcggacgtggctattcgaataggtttacactctgcagaggtcgtacacttgtgccacaataattgcagtaatccgtcaggggtaactggccctgatttatcacactcagtgcgcggactaccaatcctaacctttcatttacataccctagtacaggcgcctctccccatgagcttgaccTCCCAGTGATAGCAAACCGCCAACCTggaaactgcacagggcttgggtaggacattcacatcATTTccccgtcatttcactttcaacggacgcagcctcggcataacccctatgacgcttgttcagagggaacccatactaaaaatacataagtttccggttaagccttacccaaattcaggtattgtggaggtacttgaaattggaatggtatcgcatccgaacccaaccatcagtttttgtaaagttcaccaagtcattcacaagtcatattcatcttcaaatctttcaatagaatgactcatcattccaaggttttcaaagtcatttgattcacaagtttcccatctaaagtagtcaattttagtttagcactagcaactagccaTGCGGGGTGCTAACCAGCTTGTAGTTCTCTAAGCTAACTTTGATACTATCTAGACCAAAGTGATCTAGGAacaaaataaactttgataaaccaaagtaaaGCTTTtaggaataaaacttgggattggatccttAAAAATAATATTGCAAAtgatgccttgctctagtagagctttgcattagggcagcttggtaatagcttgcaataatatagcttgccttgattggtgtagtgatcaaagttctcttcttcttcttggtagaagacctcctcctcctggtagtcctcggtactagcgtctataaacggatacgaggtaacaaacaccaatcaatacttaagtagactagttAGCCCTAATGGCTCAATCAAGATGACTTAGCATCATCACAAATATCACTCACATAACACTAGGGTTTTCTTCTTTAGTGtttggaaaataatttcctctcattgaaaattctatttgggtttctatttatttcctttggagaaataatttcctctcattaaatattattaagatttaatctcctcaaatagtaAGTATGAGAACAtggtgaccaaggtcaacacttcacatttatcatttgggaaaatgatttaaatgaggtactacacctcatgcaatttaaacactACTATGGCAACAATTTAATATCCCCAAGTAATCAAGTATGAGGTTTCTATAGTAAGGTAATTTCCTCATATTGAAtcacttgagacaaagatttaaatgagagaaaccccTCATACTATTTAAGAAATAACTTTGGGTaattttaaatggactagaaatagccccatagccattattttgctctagcccatgatcatgcaaacaactatTTTATGTTTTTACATATTCaagtagagtatgtgaaatgtgatttatgagagttggaatcaactcaaaatcacttatggttgattttttataattgtttgaatttgaaaacggctctgccttgttatttttgctacattaattctacaagatATCTAGGGTTGAAACTAGTGTGGTTGGTTagagcttttcataagctttccagcaATACCAATTTCATAAAATTTAGCTCAGTAGATTGtgttttattcaaatttgaaaatgaaaccagtattgaatttaaccAAAACTGATAAATCCAAATTTGAATTTCTGGGCCTGCGCGGGAAAGAACTTGGGCCAGGAGAGGGgaaaagagttgggccggcccagctacacgCTGGTGCacagtgggctgcctgacagggagggacccacctgtcagcggctgtttaaacccgaagcggtacgcgcgcgtgtgagacgttggattagaagggAGATCGACGGACGAggtgcgtcgtcgtctccggcgagagggggtgCTGGCCACCGGGCACGAAATCAAGCTTACCGCGGATCGTCCGGCGCGCCTCGTGGTCCTAGGCAAGGAAGGCGCGCCATAAATCCTCGCGCCGGTACGCCTCCTCGTGCTGCATCGCTGGCGGCAGCTACTCGATCTGTCGGCGCATCTCCTAGCACGTGATGGCGGTTCGTGGTCATTTACGAGTCTTATTTCTACCTTTCTAAAAAAGAAAGTTACCAAAGGTCATTTCGAAGTTGTAACactcagaatgatgaaccagttcTAAATCGTTAGCTTGGGTGGAACTTCAATCACTTTGACAAGTTCTATCAAAAAGTTCAAAATTTTCCCCGATCTtacatgcatgaatgcaatgcacatattTGTGTTCATGTATTTTACGGCCTTTAAACCTTGGATGTTACAAGGAGCACCTTAGCTACGAGAGAGTAGGGTAAAAGATTACATCATCATCATCTTGATCGTAATGTTTGTCAAGATTTTGTTCTTCTGATTCATCTATGATCGGATGTAAGATGCAATGGTATGCAGCAGGCCCTAGGCCACCAGGGCCATGACCCGGGGCATAGAGACGGCAAGCAGGCTTCATTGTAATTACGTAGGCCATTGTTTCGCTTTGTAGCTACTGTAGCACTGAAGACGGCCCGGGGCACGCCTCGATCCTGGGCCCGCCACTGATTGGTATGGTGAATTCACCTTATTTGAACTATGGTGATAGCACGCAGTCTCATGTGTGCAATCAAACATCAATGGTGTGCATTAACACAGCCAAAATGGATTATGTGCAACCCACCAAACAAAGAGGGGTTAGTTGCCCACCAGGTGCAGGAAAAACCTTCATAGATCACCAAACGAATTCCACAACATTGTTCGAAACTTATTTTGGGTAGGCTATGCGCCCAACAGCCTCCCCTAGGCCCCGGGGATCCCAAAATCGTTGCATTCTACCAAACGCGTCCTTCCATTCTGACCATGTAATGTGAAACAAATTCCATGACCTTGCAACTTCTTGTTTAACGAGGTACGGTATTTTTATAATTGCGGTATCATAGATCCTGAAATATTTTAAATGGATTTGTCTTATCTGAAATCGGGTATCATAGATCCTGAAATATTTAAAATGGATTTTTCTTATCTGAAATCTAAAACTCAAAATGATGGATGCATAGCTTTGAATATACCACATTTGGAGAATGTGAAATCGGAAAAATAAATTTTTGTAATTGTGAATATATGAAATAGTGTAAATGAAAATACATTGAAGTGTGTGAAATCTTCAAAGTTAACAAATATGAAAATTTGGTTAAATAAACCAAAAACCTTTGACGTGTAATTTGTGATCAATGGATCAGCTTAATCTTAATACTCTTACTTAACATTAATTGTTAGTATGTTGCGGTACCAAGAAATCTCACCCGGAGTACAAAATTCGAACAATTATAAGGAAATCTAAATTCAGGGTCCACGTGCCATATTATTTTAAAAATTCAATTACAAATGTAAGATATATATTTCATTATTTTTGGCATTAAGAACATCAAAGTCATCTTTGAAGGTTCCATAAAGGCAGTAGCAATTTAGACAGACTCCTGAGACAACCTCAAACCATTTTTGGGGGGAGAAAATTGTTATTTTTGTAGGTCTCTGGCTTATAAACCTTTAGAAATGGTGTGATTACAAGGGATTTAGCACTGGATGACAAATTTCTTTAATTTGTACTTACTAGCAAAATAGATATAGACAGCTAAATTTACAAATGAGATTGCTGCAAGGCACCAGTAGAAGTAGTCAAGATGCCCTTCGTTCAGATCATCAGGTATCCATCCAGGGCTATGCCATGCCATTGTCACCCTTGAAACAATGGTGATCATAGCTGAGTTCAAGTAGTTACCGAGAGCGATGGTGAGCAATGCAAACGCCGTCAATATGCTCTTCATGGAGTCCGGTGCCTGGCCGTGGAAGAACTCCAGCTGAGTGATGAAGCCGAAGCACTCTGCCCCAGCGATGAAGATGTATTGTGGGAGCTGCCACACGATGCTCAATAACTCGCCATGCTGGACACTCTCTAGCCTCTTCGTTTCTAAAATAGCAGCTAGTGCCATGGTAAAAAACATCAGGACACGCCCAATCCCGATCCTCTGCAACTGCGTTAGCTCTGATCCACTTGTGAACCATGTGGTCGCTGGTACAATGACTTTGTTCGCAAGAAGAACCCAAAGGGTCACACATACCACTTCAAAGGAACACAAAGAAGCTGGTGGAATTGTAAACGAGCCAAGCTTGGTGTTCATCACAGTTCCCTGCTGAATGAAGGTAGTCTGCATTTGTGAGAATGCAGCACTAAAGAATACTCCAGTTACCCATACTGGAAGCAAGCGGATGAGTATTTTCAATTCCTCAACTTGAGTTACAGTACAGATCCTCCATGAACTTTGACAACTGCTGTTGTCCAAGCGCAGATCAGAAATAACAGCTGCTCTGTCTAAGAACCTGAGCAAAATGATGGGGTGAGAGATATGGGCAATCATGCCAACTTCATACAAAAACACATGATAGCAAGGAATAGCAGTAAAAGCATGACCAAATTATTTACATTTTCTAAATCTCTCAAGTATACCAATTTTATTATTTATACCTTCTCTTCAGAAGTTTAAAGAGCTACACAATATGCAGATTGATAATCTTTGGTGTTACGTGGACTACATTTCAGAAATCatctactccctccatccacaaAAGGATGTCTGAACTTTGTCTAGATTTACACCctaaaacacgtctagatacatgTGAATTTAGACAAAACTGAGACATCCTTTTcaagacggagggagtagtatatatAGAAAGTACATTACTACCaaacagaaagaaaaaagaaaagggaaATACTAGATATTCTTACAAAAAAAAGTAAAATATTAGGACTTAAATTTGGTGGACAATAACTACTCATCAACTACAGCCAATAAATGTCCCTAACTTGATTGTGTTAAAATGCAGTGTCCAACTTCATCTGACTCTTGATCTAACTGGCTGACTGGCTTTCTGTTTCTGCCATGCCATACTCTAAAAGCTCTTCCAGACTCCCAACACCACTCCTCTAATCGCCGCCATGTCGCACCCCACACATTTCCACGTCGCACCTGACACCCTCCTCTCGCTCCTCTAGCGTCGGCCATGCTCAGACTTTGGAGAACACTCCGTGCTTAGCCTTCCTCTCACCATCCATCACTTGTCCTGCCCCACAACTAGGGCAACCTCCTCTGTTCGCTATCACTACTTCGCTCATCCTCGCTGGTTTGTGTCTGCTCGCTCCATCACCAACCAGCAACCTTATTGTCAGCAGCAACTGACCCAAGAAGTCCCAGCAGGTGTCGCTGGACGTTGGGCCCAAGTTCCTTTTATTATGTAACTCATTAGTTTAGTGTGACACTTCCAAGTTCGAAAAAAAAATGTAGGGAAAAAACATCCCTGGGCAAGTTCTGACCAGATAGCCTGCCGAGCATGGCCTAGCCAGGAGCCCCAAGAACCGATCTAGTGAGCTACATGCACATGAATACTTTCACTTGGAGCTAAAACGTGGGAAAAATAAGGAAATATACCATATATATTGCAAAATTCTCAGGATAGATTAACACAAAAACAGAAAGGGAAGTACCTGAAATCATCAGTATGAGCAAGTTTGAGTTCGCTGTCGTGTGTATTCTTGCTAGTCGCCTCATAAAGGAAAGAGCTATCAGCAGGGAGTTCTAAGCTCATGTTCTTACAAGCGGCAACAATAACCTGTAAAATACTCTTTACTGGTGAACCACTGGGCTCACGCCGCCGGAATATTGGTGTTCCGACCACAAAGCCTACCAGAGCGAGAGCTATGCACGTGGTGACAATACCATATCCTATAGCCCAACTCACATTTTCCTGAACCCAAACTACAATTGTTCCTGAAGTTATCAGACCAAAGATGACACAGATATAAAACAAACTGAAAAAATCTCTTCTCTTTTGCATATCTAGACTGTTCTCGTTGTTGAATTGGTCTGCACCAAGTGGAAGCAATGCGGATCTTGCTCCTCCACAACCAACAGCAGCTAGATACAAGCCCGAGAAGAAAATTGCATTTTGAGTTCCCTCTGGTGATGGGCATGAGCTCAAGTTGCATAACTCTGGAGTAGAAGGTATAGAAGCTCCAACTGTAATGAGTACCGCACCCTATAATATGGATCAGTATTTCATCATAATCTTCTCCCAAGAAATATGCAGCGACTGATTTGTTAAACTATTCAAAATATTTAGATAAAAGATTGAAATGTGAATGAGATCAATGAGGTTAGAAGGAAGAATGTGATCTTACAAGTAGGTATATTGTAAAGGAGATCAGGACAGTCTTGTAATTGCCCCAGTAAGTGTCCGCTATGACAGCTCCAAGTATAGGCACAAAGAAGCTagttccaaaccaaagagaaacagtTGAAGCGCTTGAGGCAACGCTACCATGGAGAACTGAGCGGATATAAACAACTAGGTTCATGGCGATGCCATTGAAAGCCATGCTCTCCAAGCATTCAAGTCCTGCAGGATTAGTCAATTAGTACTCCTAATAGATGTTAACTAGAGTATCCTTCTAATAGATGGAAATTTAATACAATTTTAAGACTGTTGTTTATCTTGATGAGCACAGAAAACCTTCTAATAAATGTTTACTACTCATCTAGCGAAGAAAATTTATCAGATGAATGTCTTATTTATCTTGATGACTGAGCACAGAATGACAGAACCACAGATACACAAGAATATATCACCTAGCAAGATAATTATATAACACTGGATGAAGAGTATGAAACAAGAGATGGATGCCAACAATAGTTATACTTATACAAGAATCAGGAACAGAGCAACTACCCATTGATTTGAGTCGGTATGATGCTAAAGAATGTAAAAGAGGGTTATATGAGTTGGTCATCAGTTGCCCCATGATCTTCGGTGAAAAAGATTGTAAATTTAAAGGAGCAACAGCTATGCTTAAAACAACAGGGCTCACCAAGAATAATTGCAGGTGCTTTCCAGTCAGAGCTTCTACTTTTAAGTTCTGGCTGTTGACATACTTCCAGTAGAGACTGTGATTCTTCACCATCATGGCTTGTTGGATCATCCTGCTAGAAGACCATGTATCAAATATAAACATTGTTGAAGAGTAAATCCAAGCCAGCCCATTCGGTGTTTTTCCCATACAAGTCCAACAATCTAAACTCTATTATATGTTATATGGCCAAATCGGCAGCGGAAAGAAAGAAGACGCTTAGTGCTGCTGCATTTTTTCTTTAATTTTGTGTCGACATCTCCAGATCAAAGTTTCCATTTTAAGATGAGCTCTTCCCATATTGATGATACCCATGTCATGGAACGCAACGAACCTAAGTACCTAACACAATCTGTGCAAAAGAAAAAAGTACGGATCAGCCATTTGGGCGTACCTTGACGAGGATACTCGCGCGCAGGCCGCCGCCCTTCATGGCCTGCCCCAGTGCCCCAGCTGATCCGCTCACTGACAAAAAAAGAATCCTGATCCAGTGCTTCTGGTGGCTGCAGCTGGAGGTAGTGGACTAGTAGCGGTAGAGGAGGCTGGCGGTTGGGGACGTTGACCACGTGGGAGGCGAGGGGCGCTGGGCGCGTCGGTGGCCACTGGGTTCCGATGGGATCCATGATTGCGGCGCCTGTTCTACGGACAGCGACGGACACCACGCCCACGCAGCACTCCTctgttgttgttgttttttttttttttttttttttttttgctgcgaATTGCGCTCCTCTGTTTCTGCTTCGACTCACTTCCACGCAGTCAGTTGTTGTTGCATACGGCCAGtcgattagggcatctccaacggggcgatccatcccgcgtccgcgcgtccggatgggtctaaccggacaaaaacgcggcccagcgcgcggacccatccctaaaacggatggccgcggcgtccgggatgACCCAAACCCGGTCCAAATCTGgaacgagtttgcgtggccgcggacgccgaaggctggtcgctcgcgtcctccccttgtccgcccctgtcccgcctgtctgtctcccaaaatagaaacactccactccactcccaaaacctagagatggccgacgaagcgactgccgccgccac
This region of Lolium perenne isolate Kyuss_39 chromosome 2, Kyuss_2.0, whole genome shotgun sequence genomic DNA includes:
- the LOC127322877 gene encoding protein NRT1/ PTR FAMILY 8.3 isoform X1, which produces MKGGGLRASILVKQDDPTSHDGEESQSLLEVCQQPELKSRSSDWKAPAIILGLECLESMAFNGIAMNLVVYIRSVLHGSVASSASTVSLWFGTSFFVPILGAVIADTYWGNYKTVLISFTIYLLGAVLITVGASIPSTPELCNLSSCPSPEGTQNAIFFSGLYLAAVGCGGARSALLPLGADQFNNENSLDMQKRRDFFSLFYICVIFGLITSGTIVVWVQENVSWAIGYGIVTTCIALALVGFVVGTPIFRRREPSGSPVKSILQVIVAACKNMSLELPADSSFLYEATSKNTHDSELKLAHTDDFRFLDRAAVISDLRLDNSSCQSSWRICTVTQVEELKILIRLLPVWVTGVFFSAAFSQMQTTFIQQGTVMNTKLGSFTIPPASLCSFEVVCVTLWVLLANKVIVPATTWFTSGSELTQLQRIGIGRVLMFFTMALAAILETKRLESVQHGELLSIVWQLPQYIFIAGAECFGFITQLEFFHGQAPDSMKSILTAFALLTIALGNYLNSAMITIVSRVTMAWHSPGWIPDDLNEGHLDYFYWCLAAISFVNLAVYIYFASKYKLKKFVIQC
- the LOC127322877 gene encoding protein NRT1/ PTR FAMILY 8.3 isoform X2, which codes for MKGGGLRASILVKDDPTSHDGEESQSLLEVCQQPELKSRSSDWKAPAIILGLECLESMAFNGIAMNLVVYIRSVLHGSVASSASTVSLWFGTSFFVPILGAVIADTYWGNYKTVLISFTIYLLGAVLITVGASIPSTPELCNLSSCPSPEGTQNAIFFSGLYLAAVGCGGARSALLPLGADQFNNENSLDMQKRRDFFSLFYICVIFGLITSGTIVVWVQENVSWAIGYGIVTTCIALALVGFVVGTPIFRRREPSGSPVKSILQVIVAACKNMSLELPADSSFLYEATSKNTHDSELKLAHTDDFRFLDRAAVISDLRLDNSSCQSSWRICTVTQVEELKILIRLLPVWVTGVFFSAAFSQMQTTFIQQGTVMNTKLGSFTIPPASLCSFEVVCVTLWVLLANKVIVPATTWFTSGSELTQLQRIGIGRVLMFFTMALAAILETKRLESVQHGELLSIVWQLPQYIFIAGAECFGFITQLEFFHGQAPDSMKSILTAFALLTIALGNYLNSAMITIVSRVTMAWHSPGWIPDDLNEGHLDYFYWCLAAISFVNLAVYIYFASKYKLKKFVIQC